Proteins encoded within one genomic window of Glycine soja cultivar W05 chromosome 1, ASM419377v2, whole genome shotgun sequence:
- the LOC114366887 gene encoding aspartic proteinase CDR1-like, which translates to MTMVVYPTSFHLATIICLMLLPLHISATEGFSVNLIRKNSSHAHVLPLRRLMELSAMEKTLTPQSPIYAYLGHYLMELSIGTPPFKIYGIADTGSDLTWTSCVPCNNCYKQRNPMFDPQKSTTYRNISCDSKLCHKLDTGVCSPQKRCNYTYAYASAAITRGVLAQETITLSSTKGKSVPLKGIVFGCGHNNTGGFNDHEMGIIGLGGGPVSLISQMGSSFGGKRFSQCLVPFHTDVSVSSKMSFGKGSKVSGKGVVSTPLVAKQDKTPYFVTLLGISVENTYLHFNGSSQNVEKGNMFLDSGTPPTILPTQLYDQVVAQVRSEVAMKPVTDDPDLGPQLCYRTKNNLRGPVLTAHFEGADVKLSPTQTFISPKDGVFCLGFTNTSSDGGVYGNFAQSNYLIGFDLDRQVVSFKPKDCTKHK; encoded by the coding sequence atgacaATGGTCGTTTATCCCACTTCATTTCATCTTGCAACAATCATTTGTCTCATGCTTCTCCCTTTACATATCTCAGCCACTGAGGGATTCAGCGTTAACCTGATTCGAAAAAACTCTTCCCATGCCCATGTCCTCCCTCTACGTCGTCTAATGGAGTTATCAGCTATGGAAAAAACTCTTACTCCACAATCCCCAATATATGCTTACCTTGGTCACTATCTCATGGAGCTCTCTATTGGAACTCCACCATTCAAAATCTATGGCATTGCGGACACGGGCAGTGATCTCACATGGACCTCATGTGTGCCATGCAACAACTGCTACAAGCAACGTAACCCCATGTTCGATCCTCAAAAGTCCACCACGTATAGGAACATATCATGCGACTCAAAGCTATGCCATAAACTTGACACAGGCGTGTGTTCTCCTCAGAAGCGTTGCAATTACACCTATGCCTACGCATCTGCTGCTATAACACGAGGCGTTTTGGCGCAGGAAACAATCACACTCAGCTCAACCAAAGGGAAAAGTGTTCCTCTTAAGGGCATTGTGTTTGGTTGTGGACACAACAACACGGGTGGTTTCAATGATCATGAGATGGGTATCATAGGCCTAGGAGGAGGGCCAGTGTCACTCATTTCTCAAATGGGTTCTTCCTTTGGAGGGAAGAGGTTTTCACAATGCTTGGTCCCATTCCACACTGATGTTAGTGTTTCTAGCAAAATGAGTTTTGGTAAAGGGAGTAAAGTGTCAGGGAAAGGAGTGGTTTCTACACCTTTGGTTGCTAAGCAAGACAAGACCCCTTATTTTGTTACCTTACTTGGCATTAGTGTGGAAAATACGTATTTGCATTTTAACGGTTCTTCACAAAATGTTGAAAAAGGTAACATGTTCCTTGATTCAGGGACACCCCCAACTATTTTACCGACCCAATTGTATGATCAAGTGGTGGCTCAAGTGAGGAGCGAGGTTGCGATGAAACCCGTTACGGATGACCCGGATTTGGGTCCCCAGCTTTGTTATCGAACAAAGAATAATCTTCGTGGGCCTGTGCTCACGGCCCATTTTGAAGGTGCAGATGTAAAATTGTCGCCAACTCAAACCTTCATTTCTCCAAAAGATGGTGTTTTCTGCTTGGGGTTCACTAATACTAGTAGTGATGGGGGGGTTTATGGTAACTTTGCGCAATCAAATTACTTGATTGGGTTTGATCTAGATAGACAAGTGGTGTCTTTCAAGCCAAAAGATTGCACCAAACACAAATAG